From Plasmodium brasilianum strain Bolivian I chromosome 3, whole genome shotgun sequence, the proteins below share one genomic window:
- a CDS encoding SET domain protein — protein sequence MKAPNTNISKNMNRYTNRGANIISDKLGSRKFTSDKFSSHQFNSHQFGYANNSFENSVSVIWIEKEKLDSVIHIPLYSDVSKYFEDLSKNPTKQEKNDFVLSKIFLLFDDNSCNIAIDISPLCEMENNKIPLLIYERYYFWSLHFLFEKSKIKRQKLNLSSDFNLRYCIKKYNIYDDVYMYTSIYNCAYNKHEDQKINSYNSSELIKNDDTNVNKELTIYNNDYIKYLYLNDLKNNQNNFCEKNLYSNNEIKWYRIKIKIESVGKKKKNNSYFSYNANSYNTFNLKEDTSCNMHNKNIQDNISKLSNINNEAARKNLNNLMKIQKRKFIMYNQDKEKIKKDMSIVEMGKISGSKYDKSGKQNNRDSCSSSNNGKRKRKNWYYYKSSSNEMTCDEENMSNTRENSIYTIREENIYNKNDKNNKNDKNNKNNKNNKNNNNNKNNKNNKYNKNKKRKSEKNNEDSLCRSSSATSTSSRSNRSGRINSISLPTQNSKRCNVPKSLSFQYKISKKKHSTKHRTVIDHTKQAILKLKEYMPTLQPTSENRSSIETFKSKFSSSEFDSFENVQIHGKEQDEAVEVDVEEEEGKKEKEEDEIEEGNIQEDVTEDKEKHVKENVEGYNEEHNEGYDRVDDEEDKPNGRKQKAQICCNTTTEKVEKGRTQITNGNTQNENTTQFLIESSKLYKIDSDEHITNFRKMFSKEWESNEINEKLVEQKFNQNDTLDIYINKILKNILNKKKSYLNSLSKNFERIETFYKQNYKVFIIDSKEILNDKRDCFKNDYNVYTLSDEQNDESSNNVDIFEQFKKYVQKEKEKCAHSYQINLTSDPNRRSKRCKMYSKTQINDNKLCIEKKEYRSDDDRKDGNDIKETSLLVGNEQVKTVGNNYGKFNSMKENEVGLFQEKHVDPPYQLDGHTEDGVIFYAFNKKDKKCGKKLKEGDSIYIKFNDSSDDYDKMRILKKKTVIQILIYLIKSQENLKLSNISTYAPDLLWNVSLHFKKNTFDLELNFEKMYKYFLTNYTKEINNDTLYFNEQENDKKKEKIAKKKYQKEMEIMKLKDNVAFLDKFLQNVNDTKLKKLKEAQTEYYEKYEYDRTINRLNKQQLIDLFIDKENEINVIPLSLLKEKSRNIIYEENIKMNMFACIKVIFDDIKGRCIYSASDLNKFDFVFEYVGELLTHNEAMKREQKYIKNRKKGCYMFYFKHENKRYCIDGTEENIDAAINNRDKKYFLRSFARLVNHSKKNANLIPKVLTVLNHPRLFFVASRNIKQGEELLIDYGERDREIIKNNEWLKC from the exons ATGAAAGCTccaaatacaaatataagtaaaaatatgaataggTATACAAATAGGGGTGCAAACATAATTAGTGACAAACTTGGTAGCAGAAAATTTACTAGCGACAAGTTTAGTAGTCACCAATTTAACAGCCACCAATTTGGATATGCTAATAACTCTTTTGAAAATTCAGTATCAGTAATATGGATTGAGAAAGAAAAACTAGATTCTGTTATTCACATACCATTATATTCAGATGTATCAAAATATTTCGAAGATTTAAGTAAAAACCCAActaaacaagaaaaaaatgattttgtTCTCTCGAAAATCTTTTTGCTTTTTGATGATAACAGCTGTAACATTGCAATTGATATTTCG CCCCTGTGCGAAATggaaaataacaaaattccCCTTTTGATTTATGAGCGCTATTATTTTTGGAGCctgcattttttatttgaaaaatcaaaaataaagagaCAGAAGTTAAATTTGAGCTCAGATTTTAACTTAAGATATTGcattaagaaatataatatctATGATgatgtttatatgtacacgtCCATATACAACTGCGCATATAACAAACATGAAGACCAAAAAATTAACAGTTATAATAGTAGTGAATTAATCAAAAATGATGAtacaaatgtaaataaagaattaactatttataataatgactatataaaatacctttatttaaatgatttaaaaaataaccaaaataatttttgtgaaaaaaatctatattcaaataatgaaattaaatgGTATcgcataaaaattaaaatagaaagtgtaggaaaaaaaaaaaaaaataacagttatttttcatataatgcAAATAGTTATAAcacttttaatttaaaagaagataCATCTTGtaatatgcataataaaaatatacaggATAATATCAGTAAACTTTCAAATATTAACAATGAAGCagcaagaaaaaatttaaataatttaatgaaaattcaaaaaaggaaatttataatgtataatcaagataaagaaaaaattaaaaaggacATGTCCATTGTTGAAATGGGTAAAATCAGTGGTAGTAAATATGATAAATCTggtaaacaaaataatagaGACAGCTgtagcagtagtaataatgggaaaaggaaaagaaaaaattggtATTATTACAAAAGTAGTAGTAATGAAATGACGTGCGACGAAGAAAACATGTCCAATACAAGGGAAAATTCGATATATACCATACGTGAAGAAAACATTTACAATAAAAAcgataaaaacaataaaaacgataaaaacaataaaaacaataaaaataataaaaacaataataataataaaaataataaaaataataaatataataaaaacaagaaaagaaaaagtgaaAAGAACAATGAGGACTCTTTATGTAGAAGCAGTAGTGCCACCAGTACAAGTAGTAGGAGTAACAGAAGTGGTAGAATAAATTCGATTTCCTTACCTACACAAAATAGTAAGCGGTGTAATGTACCTAAGAGCTTGAGTTTCCAgtataaaatttcaaaaaaaaaacattcgACAAAACATAGGACAGTTATTGATCATACTAAGCAAGCAATacttaaattaaaagaatatatgcCAACTTTACAACCAACATCCGAAAATAGAAGTAGCATTGAAACGTTTAAGTCCAAATTTTCCAGTAGTGAATTTGATAGTTTTGAAAATGTTCAAATTCATGGAAAAGAACAAGATGAAGCGGTAGAGGTGGACgtagaagaggaagaaggaaaaaaggaaaaagaagaagacgAGATTGAAGAAGGTAATATACAGGAGGATGTAACGGAAGATAAAGAGAAACATGTGAAAGAGAATGTAGAAGGGTATAACGAAGAGCATAACGAAGGGTATGACAGAGTGGATGACGAAGAGGACAAACCAAATGGGAGAAAACAAAAAGCTCAAATATGCTGCAACACAACGACAGAAAAAGTTGAAAAGGGAAGAACTCAAATTACGAATGGAAACACCCAAAATGAAAACACTACACAGTTTCTGATTGAATCATCTAaactatataaaatagataGCGATGAACATATAACAAACTTTAGAAAAATGTTTTCAAAAGAATGGGAGAGTAATGAGATAAACGAGAAGTTAGTTGAACAAAAGTTTAATCAAAATGATACAttagacatatatataaataaaattttaaaaaatattcttaacaaaaaaaaatcatatttgAATTCCTTATCGAAAAATTTCGAAAGAATTGaaacattttataaacaaaattacaaAGTATTTATAATTGATAGTAAAGAAATTCTAAATGATAAAAGagattgttttaaaaatgattataatgTATACACTTTATCAGATGAACAAAATGATGAAAGTAGTAATAACGTTGACATCTTTGAGCAGTTTAAGAAGTATgtacaaaaagaaaaggagaaGTGCGCACACAGTtatcaaataaatttaactAGTGATCCAAATAGAAGAAGCAAAAGGTGTAAAATGTATAGTAAAACCcaaataaatgataacaaACTTTGCattgagaaaaaagaatacagAAGTGATGATGATCGTAAGGATGGTAATGATATTAAAGAAACTAGTTTATTGGTGGGAAATGAACAAGTCAAAACTGTAGGAAATAATTATGGAAAATTTAATTCAATGAAAGAAAACGAAGTTGGACTTTTCCAAGAGAAACATGTTGATCCTCCTTACCAATTAGATGGTCATACAGAAGATGGAGTCATATTTTATGCCttcaataaaaaagataaaaagtgTGGAAAAAAACTTAAAGAAGGGGATagtatatacattaaatttAATGATTCTTCTGATGATTATGATAAGAtgagaatattaaaaaagaaaacggttatacaaattttaatatatttaataaaaagccAGGAGAATTTAAAATTGTCTAATATATCAACCTATGCACCCGACTTATTGTGGAATGTCtcattacattttaaaaaaaatacttttgaTTTAGAATTAAACTtcgaaaaaatgtataaatattttttaaccaattatacaaaagaaataaataatgacacattatattttaatgaacaagaaaatgacaaaaaaaaggaaaaaattgccaagaaaaaatatcaaaaagaAATGGAAATAATGAAACTAAAAGATAACGTAGCCTTTCTAGATAAATTTCTTCAAAATGTAAATgatacaaaattaaaaaaattaaaggaagCACAAACggaatattatgaaaaatatgaatatgacAGAACCATAAACAGGTTAAATAAACAACAACTGATTGATTTGTTCATAGATAAAGAAAACGAAATTAATGTAATTCCTTTATCtcttttaaaagaaaaaagtagaaatataatttatgaagaaaatattaaaatgaacATGTTTGCATGTATAAAGGTAATATTTGATGACATTAAAGGAAGATGCATATATTCAGCTAGCGATTTGAACAAATTTGATTTTGTTTTTGAATATGTTGGGGAGCTTTTAACTCATAATGAAGCTATGAAGagagaacaaaaatatattaaaaatagaaaaaaaggatgttatatgttttattttaaacatgaaaataaaagatattgTATTGATGGAACAGAAGAAAATATTGATGCTGCTATTAATAACAGAGacaaaaaatactttttaagATCCTTTGCTAGATTAGTAAatcattcaaaaaaaaatgctaatTTAATTCCTAAAGTCCTAACAGTTTTGAACCATCCCAGACTCTTTTTTGTTGCCTCAAGGAACATAAAACAAGGGGAGGAGTTACTAATAGATTATGGTGAACGAGATAGGGaaataatcaaaaataaTGAGTGGCTAAAGTGTTAA